AAAAGCTTGGATTTTATGGACTTTCCTTCCACAGGGAATTCTGCGTCTATAGGGAGCCATTCTTCCCAGGGCAGGGCTTTGGTTTGCTGGAAAAGCTCCTCAAAAGTTGTTGCTTTGAATTCGCCCATTTTCAGCAGGACCCGCTCCGCTGAACGCAGCCAGAGATTGGTTCGGCAAATTCCCAGCTCATTGGCGGCAAAGGTAATTTTGCCGTTTTCTACTTGAGTTTCGGTATAGCCCAGATTATGGAGTTCACGGTTTACTATGGATTCAATGCCAAAGGCACTTGTGGCAATCAACTCTAATTTAGCCAATGCGGTATCACCCTTCATCATAAAATTCTTCTTCTATCATAATAACTCACCCGGAGAAAGGCAAGTCTTGCAAACATATCCTGTTCACTATAGGATTAACTATAGAATAAGGTGAGATGATGAAGAGCATGAATGCATGAATAGTGATAAGGCAGTAGGAGGGTATTCAGTGGAAACGATGGAGCGGCGTGAAGAAGATAATCGTGCAGGGAATAAACCTGAAGAGAATAAACCTGAAGAGAATAATCAGGATGAGGAACACTATGAAGAAAAGCTGCGCCGGGCCTTGATACCCTCATTTTGGCTCACCCAGCTGCTCTCGCTGCTTTTGGGAGGGTTCTTGCTTTGGTTTTTTTACCTGCGTCAAGGGTATCCCTGGCAGGACTTCTTGGCCTGGGACAGCACCTGGAGTATATGGGGCTTAAGTACCGTATTAGCAGTTTCCATGATGGGCTTACAAATTCTGGCCTGGAAAATCTTCTCTCCCGATGCGTTTGATGATGGCGGCATTAACCGGCTTTTATTGGAACTGCCGTCCCAATTCCTGTTGCCCATGTTTATCATCGGAGCCTTTTCAGAAGAACTGCTGATCAGAGGAGTGATCCAGACCGGGCTTGCGGGCTTTTTCGGCCCCGTTTACGGTATCTTATTCACCAGCCTTATTTTCACCGGGATGCACTTCCGCTATCTTAAGAAACCCCTCCTGATAGTGGCAGCTTTCGTGATCAGCGTATGTCTTTGCCTCCTCTATGGATTCGCGGGAACCCTTTGGGCTACGGTATATGCTCATTTTCTCTATAATTTCGGAGCGGCTCTTTTAGCCAAAAAATATTACCTGCCTTTACTGGCAAGGGAGAAAAAGATAAATAGTTAAGGAAAAGGGAGCATCGCCGACTGCTTCAAGCAGCTTCGCAACACTCCCTTTAGGTTTTTGCACCTCAGGATGGCTTACTAATTTGTAATGGTTTAGCGCATGTCGCTAGGAGCGAAGGTAGCACAGTCTGTCATTTCACTGGTTTTAGCATTAGGTGCTTGAATTTCGATGGTTTGAGCATGACAGTGATCGTTTCCCCAATAGTGACAGGTATTAACAACACATTTAACGCCTTGAATAGGGGAATCCATTTTGTTTACACGTCCAGTCATTGTTTGGCCCTCCTTTAATTGTTTGCAATTAGTTTCCGATAGTTGCAGAGATTTTTCCCTGAACCCTTATTTAATTTCCCACAGTGAGGGTTTTTTATTCTTAATCGTAATTAGCTATTTACGTTTACGAGACAAATTTAAGATACTCAAACCATAAAACAGCCCTGCTGTAACCAACAACACTAAGATACTTCCCTGGGGAGATAGCAATGTGTCTCCAAAATTGAAAGTCACGCCCATCAGGGTATTGAACTCTCCCAGACTCTCTGCCGGGGCTTGGGCAAAAGCCTCCTGAAGAGGTGCTTCCATAAGGAGCTGACGAAAGAGAACGGCGGCATGGGAAATGGGAAAAATCTTTACTACATATTGTACTGCTTCCGGCAAAACCCCAACAGGCAAGTAGATACCGGTTAAAAAACCGATCAGGGTTCCGATAATGGTGCTGGCTGTAGAAAAAGCATTGAGACTCTTGAAGAAAGAGGCCAGGAAAAACAGGATCGCTGTGCTGGCCAGAGAGGAGAGCAGAATAAGCGTCAGTACCTGCAGAATCTTTGTTCCTGTCAGCAGCTCGCCGCCATTGGCGAGAATGTAAATTTCGGCTAAGATCAGGGCCACAACACTCATAATCACCCCAATGACAAAAGCACTTAAAATATAACCGCCGGCCAGGGCGCTTCTCGAAATAGGGGATGATTGAAAATCCTTGATAATATTTTTAGCTTTATCCGCCACCATAATGCCCAGGGCTCCCATGGTCGTCGTCACGGAAGTAACAGCCAGCAATCCTGCCATGATCCAACTATCCATAAGATAACGGGCATTTTCTATATCTGCATAATCCTCGGCCCAAACATCTCCTAAAAAAAGAGCATAGAGACCGATAATGATAAACACCGCCAGCAGAGAAAAGAAAACCGTACTTTTATCTCTAAAGAAGATTTTCAGATTGCGCAGCATAAAGTTGCTCATTCTCTCATCTCCTTTCCGGTGATCTTAATAAAGGCATCGTCCATAGTACCATGGCTGACTTCCAAGCCGGTGAGATAAGCCTGGCATCCGGCCAGAATCGGCAAAGCCTCCAGGGTTGATGATAGTTCGATAATGATTTGATCGGCAACCTGATGGTAAGGGATGTGCATTTCCTGAAGAGCTGTGCTTAGTTTTTCTTTGTCATGATAAGAAAGCTTAAGCCGGTCACTGGCATAGGCCTGTTTTAGTTCGGTGGGCGTTCCTTGGGCGGCGATTGTGCCGTTGTCGATCACCATAACATAATCAGCTTCGGCAGCTTCCTCCATATAGTGGGTGGTCAGAAAGATGGTCATATCCTTTTCTTTCTGCATTTTCTGGATGGTTTCCCAGACATTTTTACGGGTCTGAGGATCGAGCCCTGTGGTGGGCTCATCCAAGAATAAAATCTTCGGTGCGTTAACCAAGGCTCGGGCGATATCCGCCCGGCGGCGCTGACCCCCGGAAAGATTGCCGTAGGGTCGCTGCAAAAATTCAGCCACTCCGGTGAGGGCCGCAATGGATTTTATGGAATCAGCCAAAGTCGTTTTTTTCAGTCCGTAGAAGCCGCCCCTGATCCTCAAATTTTCTTCTACCGTGAGCAGGGGATCAAGGAGGCCATCCTGAAATACCGCACCAATCACGGAGCGGATTTTATTATCCTCTTTGCCTAATTCGTAGCCATCCATAATCACCCGTCCCCGATCCGGCTTTAAAAAAGTACAGATGATGTCGATGGTCGTGGATTTTCCGGCGCCGTTAGGCCCCAGAAAGGCAAAGAGTTTGCCTTTTTCCACATAAAAATTGAGCCCTTTAACCGCCTGAACATGACCATAGCTCTTATGCAAATCGACAACTTCAATTATTTTATCCATCCTGCCAACTCCTTGTTTACGGAATCCCACGGTTTCAACAGACATAGGTTTATTAATCTAGTTCTACATGCAATGCCAAAATCTTCTTGATATCAGGTTAAAATTGAATTAAAAATGTAAATTTTTACGATAAAACTAAAAAGAAGAAGGAGAAGTGTATCCATGGGTAAGACCTTGATCATAGCTGAGAAACCCTCCCAGGCCAGGGAATATGCCAAGGCTCTTGGTGTAAAGGGTAAAAGAGAGGGCTATTTTGAAAACGATGCCTACATTATTTCCTGGTGTATCGGTCATTTGTTTGAACTGAAAGCGCCGGAGACTTATATGGATCTTCCTAAAGTGGGCAAGCGCTGGAGCATCCGCCGCCTCCCCGTGCTTCCCCGGTTGGGGGAATTCCGGTATGGATTAAAATCGGGCACCGCTAAGCAATTCAAAGTGCTGCAGGGTTTGCTTAAGTCCCCGGAGGTACAGCAGGTTATTTGCGGGACGGATGCCGATCGGGAAGGGCAGTTGCTTTTTCAGGAAGTATGGGACACTGTAGGCAGCAAGAAGCCTCTTTTCCGGCTCTGGATTTCATCCTTGACCCAAGAGGCCATTCGTGAGGGGATGAGCAAACTGCGCCCTGTTGGCGAGGTGGAGGGCCTGGCGCAGGCAGGGTATGGGCGCTCCTATGGAGATTGGGATTTTGGTATGAATTTAACCGAAGGATTCACCGCTCTTTTTGGCAGTTTCGATCCGGTGCGCAAAAAGCCTAATGTCATCTCCATCGGCCGGGTTCAAACCCCCACCTTGGCCTTGGTGGTGGAGCGGGAATGGGCGATCGAGAATTTTGTCCCTGTTGCTTATGTGGAAGTGGAAGCGGAATTTGCAAGCGGGCAAGGCTCATATAAGGGGAAATGGTTTGATCCCGCCGTCAAGAACACGCGTGATAAAAGTCAGGAAAATGATAACGATCAGATGATGTTAGACCTGGACCGGGGCAAAGAGATTGTCACTAAAGTTCAGGGAAAATCGGGAAGAATTCGTTCCGTAAAAGATAAGGAGACGAAGGAGCCTCATCCTTTGCTCTTTGATCTAACCTCTCTAACCGTCAGTGCTTCCAAGCGCTATGGCTTTGGAGCGGAAAAAGTGCTGAAAATTGCCCAGTCCCTTTACGAAAAGAAAGCCATAACCTATCCCAGAACAGATTGCAATTATTTACCTCCCGACATGCTCCCCAAACTGAAGGCTCATCTGCAAGCTTTGGAACAAAGCCCCTTTGCCTCATGGGTAAAGGAAGCTCTTGATAATCCTTTACCTGGGGGAAAAAGGGTCATCAATGAGATTACGGCTCACCACGCGATTATTCCTACCACTGAAAAAATGATTCCGAATTTGAGTCCGGATGAACGGAAAATCTGGGAGATGATTGTCCTGCGTTTTCTCTGCATTTGGTTTCCCCCGGCCCGTTATGCGGAAAAAGAGGTAGTTACGGTAGTGGAAGAGGAGTCCTTCCTGACCAAAGGCAAAACCTTGCTTGAACCGGGATGGAAGAAGATCGAGAATACGGAAAAGCATACAGAGGGATCCGGGCTCCAGCTCCCTTTGCTTCATCAGAATGAGGAGGTTGTGACCCGGTCCTGTCAAGCCCTGCAAAAGGAGACCAAGCCCCCCAAGCGCTATACTCAAGGCGATCTGATTAAAGCTATGGAAGGAGCCGGCAAGGAAATCGAGGATGAGGCCCTGCGCCGGCAGTTAAAAGGAAAAGGACTGGGAACCGTGGCGACACGCGGGGCAATTATTGAAAACCTTCTGAACCGGGGGTATCTTCTGCAGCAGCAGAAGGTGCTTATGCCAACGGCAAAAGGAACAGAGCTCATTCGCTTGATTAAAGAGCGCTTACCCCGGGCTCAATTGCTGATCAGTTCTGAAATGACAGGGCAGATGGAATATGAATTGGCCCAGGTCGAACGGGGGGAGATGCCTTTAAGTCTGTATATGGAGAAAGTCGAAGAGGCTATCCGGGGTATCATTGAAGAGCTGCGTCACTATGAAGCCACCCAGGGGAAAAAACCATTGGCTTTTGCCCCTCAGAAGCCGGATACTTCTGGCAGAAAGAGCAAAAGCAATCTGGAAGGGAAGCCCCAGGAGCTCCCTGCTCAGGCCAAGGTTACAAAGGCTGCCAAGGCAAGGCAGGAGAATCCAGCTCCGGCGGTTGGGGAGAGCTTGGGGAGCTGCCCCAGCTGCGGAGGCGGGGTAGTGGAGCGGGAAAAGGGTTATGGCTGCCAAAACTGGAAAAATGGCTGTCCCTTTATTCTTTGGAAGAGTCCCATTTGCGGCAAGGTGCTGACACCTGCCCAGGTCAAGAGCTTATTGAAGAAAGGAAAAACGAATTTAATCAAGGGTTTTCGCTCTAAGCAGGGGAAAAGTTTCGCGGCCTATCTTGTTTGGGAGAATCCTTCCTTAGGAAAATTAAAGTTCGAGTTCGAGAACAATAATCGGGCAAAGCCCGGTTAAGTCATTAAAGTGCAGAGTAGATTCCATGCAGTGGGCGGCACCAGCAAAGGGTAAAAGTATCGTCCTTGTAGGCAGCTTATTCTACATCGCCCTGCTCAGACCCGAAAAGCAGCCCAAGGATTTTGATTTACAAGCGTGAACGAATTTAAGCGAGCGGGAACAAAACTTCGCGAAAAGCACGCAGCGGAGTCGGGTTGGAAACAGGACGTTTCCAACCGCCCATTGAGCAGGAGCGATTTGGGCGGCGTCCCGACGGAGTGGTGAGCTTGAGCGTTAGTTTTGTCCGCGCAGCTTATGGAGCGACCGGTGTAAATCAAAATCCTGGAGACTCTGCTTTCACTCTCATCCAAGCATAAGCCAAACTCCAATGCCGCCTGCAGCACTAATTGAGATGACAAGTTTATCGATATTTGCTAAGATATACTTGAGTGTGACAATAAACAAAGAAAATTGGGGCAATATGTCATTTTGATTCTATGCCAATTTTTGACGATCAGGAAGAAAAATGTGTCCATCTGAATAAGATGAACCAGACGGCCCAAGAACATAATGGACAGGGGGGAGAGTATGGGAAATTGGGAAAGTGTTGTGGTTGCCATCGGAATTATCCTCTTATTTTACTTCGCGAGGCGCTATACCCCTGGTCAGAAACGTCCCAAAACCATGAAAACAGGGTCGCGGTCTAAAGAAGAGACCCCAGCTTTGGAGATGATCCTTACCAAAAAAGAAATGAAGCATGTACCGGTTAAACCGGCTCCTTCTTCCCAAGGGGCCGCCAGCCTTGTCATGCATCCCCACAGTTTTGAACGGGCTAAGCGGGAGTATATGCACTATGCACAGCAATTCAGCGGGCTTTACGAAGTGCTCTTTTTATCCTGTTCAGGAAAAGCGTCCGCCCAGGGGCAGGAGCAATTGCTTAAGAATTGGGAGGAAGGCATTGTAAGTACAAATGCCCCGAATTTTATACTGGCTTGGAATACCATTATTCAGAAATATTGTGGAAGAAATTTTTACTTTAAAGGAAATGTTAAAGAAAAAAACAACCAGAGTGAGGAAGAACGGATTCTTCAGGATTGGTTGAAAATACTGTTCAGATGGGGCCTTCATCGGGAACCCAGGGGTCAAATCCAGCTTGAACCACATGGCGGGGAGCCGATTGGCGCTCAAGACCTGAATTATTATTGGGTTCTTAATGGAGAAGTTCTCGAAGAAGGGCGAGGTAAAAGTCAGTCCCTAGGTCAATGAATGAGAAGATGCAGTTGCTGCATCTTTTTTCTTTACATAATGTTCTTGACAGAAAAGGAATTGCATAGGAAACTAAAGACACTGAATTAGTTTCCGTAGGGAGGAATCAAGTTGCGAGAACGCATTTTAGAGAAAGCCTATGAATTGATTCAACGCTATGGGTTGCGGGGGTTCACCATGGATGATGTGGCCGGCGAATTAGGGATCAGCAAAAAGACCATTTATAAATCCTTTGCCTCTAAGAACCAATTGATCAGCAGGTTGGTGGACAATATCGTCGAGGTGGAGAAAAAGACATTTACGGAAGCCGTCAGCGGTCATTCCACATGGCTGGAGAAGTTTGAAGCCATGCTGACGATGTACACTCCGGAGGATATTCCTTTTCGGCTGGTGGATGAACTCTACCGTTATTATCCGGAAGAAAAAGAAAAGATTGAAAGATTGGCTGAGTTCCGGCAAGAGATTTTTTATCCCTTAATCCAGGAGGGGCAGGCTACGGGAAAAATCCGCCTGGATCTTAACCCGGCGATCATCGTGTCCATGATTCATAACCTGTTCATGATGCCGGCTGATCCTAAAATGCTGGAATCTCAGGATATCACCATCAAACAGCTGCTGGAGCAAATGAAAAACCTGGTTTTTTACGGAATTCTTAATCATGGGGAGGATAATAAAGATGAGGTCTAAACTTACTGGATCGTTCATGTCGCTGGCCGTGATTTTGACCATGATGTTGGGAGGGTGCACTCAGGCGACTGCGGTAATTCCTCCGGAAAGGGAACATCTGGTTCAAGTGCAAGAAGCTGAGGAAGGGGCTTATCCGGTGGACCTGCGCTATACAGGGCTTACCTCTGCCGGCGAACTGAAAAAGTACAGCTTTAAAATTCCGGGAAAACTCACGGATATTGCTGTGGAAAAGGGAGCCTTGGTGAAGCCGGGCCAAAAGCTTGCTGCTTTGGATACTGCGGAGTATGGCTTAGCGGTTCAAGCTTCGCAGCTCAATGTCACCAAAGCAGAGAAAGCCTATACAGAAGCCCGGGATAACTATGGGAAGTTGGAAAAGCTCCATGAAGCAGGGGCTCTGCCGGAAGCGGATCTTATTAAGGTTAAGCTGGATTTGGATGTGAAGGAAGCAACCTATCGGCAAGCTGAAATTGAGCTGGAAGCCAAACAGATTCAACTCAATGACGCACAGCTTTATGCTCAGAATGAAGGCTATGTGGTGGATATTCTTTTCCGGGAAAGTGAAATCGTTGCCGCCGGATATCCGGTGGTGGTAATCCGCTCGCCTGAACAGAAAGTAACAGTGGGTCTGTCTCAAAGTGATGTTCAGAAGGTCAAGATGGGGGATAGGGTGGAAATCACGTTAGATGGGCAAAAGGGAACAGGACATGTTGAACGGCTGGAAGCTGTTCCGGATCAACAAACCCGCACTTATACTGCTGAAATACTTATTACCGAGCCTTTTCCCAGTGAGCGATACTATCTTGGGGCCACAGCCGAGGTGAAGTTTGCCCAAGGTGAGGCAGCGGGGATATGGGTTCCCTTAGCCTGCATCCTCAATGATGGTGAAGATTATGTTTTTCTGGTTGAAGACGGGCGGGCAGTGAAGAGGAATATTAAGTTAATGGATACCCAAGGGTTCAATGTCCGGGTGGAAGGCTTAAAACCAGGGGAGCATTATGTATTCAGTGGGATGAAAAGTTTAAAGGAAGGACAGAAAGTCAGGATTCAAAGCGAGGGCACCTCCCATGAACAATAAGAAAGGATTCATTTACCATATTATCAGCAACTGGCGTTTTACCATCTTTTTCACTATCCTGACCATGGCCTTGGGAATCTACAGTTATTATATAGTACCTAAGCAGGAGAGTCCGGATATATCTGCTCCTTTTGCCGTCATTACCACAATTTATCCCGGAGCGGCCCCTGAGGACGTGGAAAAACTGGTGACCCGGGTGATTGAAGATGAGATCCGGGAAGTCCCGGGCTATAAGACCTCCCAGTCCATCACCAAAAACAGCCTCTCTGTGGTCGTCCTGGAGCTTCATAATGATGTGGACGTGAAAGAGTCCTGGAACGAGTTGGGGCAGATTCTGGACGGAGCCCAAGGGAAAATTCCTGACGAGTGCTTTGCTATTGAAGCAGACACTAAACTCTCCGAAACGGCGGGGATGATCATCAGCCTTTCCGGGGAGGGGTATACCTATGAGCAGCTTGCCGATTATGCTGAGCAATTTAAAAGCAGACTGGCCAAAATTGATGGCATCTCCCGCTTTACCGTAACCGGCGTTCAAAACAAAGCGGCCCGCATTGAAGTGAAGACAGCCGAGCTGAACAAATACAATATCTCGCTTGATGAACTGGTATCCTTGATTCAGGCTCAGAACCTGCAGATTCCCTCAGGTTCCTTAAGCGATCAGCGGGTGAAGGTCAATGTCAGCTCCCCCGGTCTTTTTACATCACTCAGCGATTTGGAGAATATGATCATTGATGTATCGGCTGAAACCGGGGCTCCCATTCGTTTGCAGGACCTGGCGGACATCCGTTGGGATATTGAGGATGCCGATTATCAGCTTAAGCACAACGGACAAAATGCCATTATGCTGAGCGGCTTTTTCAAAGAGAACCGCAATATCCTGCTGGTCGGCGAGGATGTCCGGGCGGAGCTGGACCGGCTGAAAGCGGAACTGCCCCCGGAATTAATCGTCGATGAGGTGGTTTATCAGCCCACCGATGTGGAAAAGAGTGTGGCTGAATTCTTTGAGAATCTTTTAGAAGGCATGGCTTTGGTCTTGATCGTGGTCTTTTTAGGGATGGGCTTCAAAAACGCGTTGGTCGCTTCCACTGCGGTTCCCCTCTCCATTATCATTACTTTTATTGCTATGCATCTTTTCGGCATACAGCTTCAGGAAATATCCATAGCCGCCCTCATCCTGGCCCTGGGCATTCTGGTGGATGATGCTATCGTCATTATCGATGCTATTCAGGTGCATATTGATCAGGGCTTCGCCAAGATGGAAGCCTGCATACGCGGTATGAAGCAATCTGTAATTCCCGTGTTTTCAGCCACCCTGACGATTGTAGCCGCCTTTTCCCCCATGCTCTTTGTTCCTGGCCCAGCCGGGGAATTTCTGAGAAGCTTGCCTCAGACGGTGATTATTGCCGTGTCCGCTTCTTTTCTAGTAGCGATCACCGTGACCCCTGTCCTGGCCTATTTATTCTTCGACAAGTTGAAGAAAGGGGATGACAAACGGACTCCCCTGCGCCGTATTTATGGGTATGCTTTGCAAATCGGCATGCAATACAAAAAGTCCACGGTGTGTGCAGCCATCTTGTTGATTGCCATAGCTTGTTACGGTGCGCTCCAGCTTCAGATCGAGTTTTTCCCTAAAGCGGATAAGAATGTTTTTTATATCAACCTCCATTCGGAAAATGCCTCCGACATCTCAGCTACAGCCCGGTTGGCGGAACAAGTGGAAGGGATTCTCGGGGAAAATGAGGAGATCATCAGTTATGCCACTGCCCTGGGAGGAGGTCTGCCCAAATTCTATATCACACTGCCCAAGGCGACTCCTGCTAAGGATTTTGGTCAAATCATGCTCAAGGTGGATTTGGCCAAAGGGAAATTCACCAATAATGAAGACCTTGCCCTTCACCTTCAGGAACAGTTGGATCAGCATTTAATCGGTGGCTCGGCCAATGTGCTGCTGTTGGAAAAAGCTATGCCGGGAGATCCCCTGGAGGTGCGGGTCAGCGGCGCCGATCCTCTGCAGGTCAGGGATGGGGTCGCTTTAATCCGCCGGGAGCTGGAGGGGATTCCCGGAACCATGAAAGTGGCGGACGATTATGTCGCCGGTGAATACGAATTTGTGGTGGATGTGGATACGGAACGGGCCACGACTATGGGCATCACCAATTATGATATCCAAAGACAGATCAATATCGCTTTGAGCGGTGCCGAAGCGTCCCTGTTCCGCATCGCCGGCAATGAGTACCCGATCCTGGTTCAAAGCGATGTGAGCAGCAAAGAGGATTTGGAAAACCTGGGTATCAAATCCTCCCTGACCGGTCATAAAGTTCTGCTTAAGCAGTTAGGAAACATCCACCTCCAAGCCACCGTACCCACGATTAATAAATATGATGGGGTTCAGGCGGTGACGATTTCTGGAAAAGTGCAGCCGGGATTTAGTGCCGTAACCATTGAAAATACCTTGAAACAGCGGTTGGCCCAAGCAGGTTTTGATTTCTCCGGGCTTACGGTGAGTTATGAGGGAGAAGCCAAAGATATCAAGGATAATTTCGGAAGCCTGGGGACTACGGCGATTTTCGCCTTGTTCCTCATCTATGTGATTTTGATGATCCAGTTCCGTTCCTTCCTGCAGCCGGCGATTATCTTCATCACCATTCCCTTATCCGTCATTGGGGTGGTAGCCGGGTTGATGCTCTTTGCCCAGCCCTTATCCTTTACGGCCTTGGTCGGGGTGGTAAGTTTGATGGGGCTGGTCATCCGCAACGCTATTTTGCTGATTGAGTTTATCAATCTGGCTCGGGAAGAGGGAATGTCCATTGCTGAGGCCTGCCATTTTGCGGTCAACCGTCGTTACCGGCCCATTATTCTGGCAGCGGTGACCACGGTCATCGGGTTGGTTCCGCTGGCTTTTTCCGGAAGCGATCTGTTCACCCCTATGTCGGTGGCTTTGATGAGCGGATTATTGATTTCCACCCTCTTTACCCTGGTGGTGGTTCCGGTATTGTACAGCCTTTTTGTCCGGGAGGGGAAAAGTACGGCCTCCGGTGCCCCTAACCTTGGGAAGACGGAAATGGGGCAGGGGATGTAGAATCTTTGCTGAAGCGGAAAGCCGCAGCTGGAATGAACAGTGTTGTTCCTCAGGCTGCGGCTTTTTGGTTTGGCGCTATTCCTCTTCGCCGGCAGCCAGCAAGGCTGCACTCTCCTCCACAGGCAGAGTCTGAACATCTTTAAGCTTCCGGCCGATGGAGCGGGATTTCCGGGTAGCGGTCTCGATGGTGTTGCTGGCTTCCTGGAGCTTTTTCTGGGTCTTTTCCAAAATCTCCGTGAATTTGCCGAACTCCGTCTTGACTGCACTAAGGAGATTCCAAACCTCACTGGAGCGTTTTTCGATGGCCAGGGTTCTAAAACCCATTTGCAGGCTGTTAAGCAGAGCGGCTAAGGTAGTGGGACCGGCTACAACCACCTTATACTCCCTTTGCAGCAATTCACAGAGCCCGGGGCGGCGGAGAACCTCTGCATAAAGGCCTTCAATAGGCAGAAAAAGAATACCAAAATCCGTGGTATTGGGGGGATCCACGTATTTTTCATGAATGGATTTGGCTTCTGTTTTGATACGATATTCGAGAGCCTTCTCTGCTTCAGTGATCCGGGGAAGATCGCTTTGTTCCTGGGCATCCAATAAGCGATGGTAATCCTCCAGTGGAAATTTGGCATCAATGGGGAGATACACCATACGATCATGTCTGTCTTTAGCCGGAATATTGATGGCAAATTCCACACGGTCCTTGCTTCCGGCCTTAGTCACTATGTTAGTGGCGTATTGTTCCGCAGTCAGGATCTGTTCCAGGAGATTGCCCAACTGAATCTCTCCCCAGGTTCCCCGGGTTTTTACATTGGTGAGGACTTTCTTCAAGTCCCCGACACCGGAGGCTAAGGTCTGCATTTCGCCCAGACCTTTGTGGACTTGTTCAAGCCGGTCGCTCACCATTTTAAAGGACTCACCAAGCCGCTGTTCTAAGGTACTGGTCAGCTTCTCATCCACGGTGATCCGCATCAACTCCAGCTTCTGGGCATTATCCTGCTGAATAAGCTGCAGCCGTTCCTCAACAGTTTGGCGCAGATGCTCAAGCTTTTGTTCATTGGTCTGAGAGAGGTTGTTAAGTTGCTTGGAGAAGATATCCAGCTGGCTCCTCTGAAGAGTGGCGATCTCCGCCATTTGAGTAAGCTGTGAGTCGCTGAAACGTTTTAAAGCATGACTCATTTCCTCACGCTCTTGCCGGGAGTTGGTATTATTCTCTTCCCGGTTGCGGGCAAACTCCCCTTGCCAAAGGCGTTCCTGCCGTTCCAGGTTTTTTTCTAATTGGGTTATTTGGTTTTCCAAGGATTGAAGTTTGGTGTATATCGGGTGGATGGAGTTCTCCCGTTGGAATTTGAAAAACTGACTCAACAGGAAGATAAGTATAAGGACGGTAAGGGCAGCGAGGGCGCTGTTCACGATAGGCAAATAGGTCATGGATGATTCCTCCCAATGGTGTGAAATA
This genomic window from Desulfitobacterium chlororespirans DSM 11544 contains:
- a CDS encoding CPBP family intramembrane glutamic endopeptidase, with product MERREEDNRAGNKPEENKPEENNQDEEHYEEKLRRALIPSFWLTQLLSLLLGGFLLWFFYLRQGYPWQDFLAWDSTWSIWGLSTVLAVSMMGLQILAWKIFSPDAFDDGGINRLLLELPSQFLLPMFIIGAFSEELLIRGVIQTGLAGFFGPVYGILFTSLIFTGMHFRYLKKPLLIVAAFVISVCLCLLYGFAGTLWATVYAHFLYNFGAALLAKKYYLPLLAREKKINS
- a CDS encoding DUF1540 domain-containing protein, which gives rise to MTGRVNKMDSPIQGVKCVVNTCHYWGNDHCHAQTIEIQAPNAKTSEMTDCATFAPSDMR
- a CDS encoding ABC transporter permease, encoding MSNFMLRNLKIFFRDKSTVFFSLLAVFIIIGLYALFLGDVWAEDYADIENARYLMDSWIMAGLLAVTSVTTTMGALGIMVADKAKNIIKDFQSSPISRSALAGGYILSAFVIGVIMSVVALILAEIYILANGGELLTGTKILQVLTLILLSSLASTAILFFLASFFKSLNAFSTASTIIGTLIGFLTGIYLPVGVLPEAVQYVVKIFPISHAAVLFRQLLMEAPLQEAFAQAPAESLGEFNTLMGVTFNFGDTLLSPQGSILVLLVTAGLFYGLSILNLSRKRK
- a CDS encoding ABC transporter ATP-binding protein, with protein sequence MDKIIEVVDLHKSYGHVQAVKGLNFYVEKGKLFAFLGPNGAGKSTTIDIICTFLKPDRGRVIMDGYELGKEDNKIRSVIGAVFQDGLLDPLLTVEENLRIRGGFYGLKKTTLADSIKSIAALTGVAEFLQRPYGNLSGGQRRRADIARALVNAPKILFLDEPTTGLDPQTRKNVWETIQKMQKEKDMTIFLTTHYMEEAAEADYVMVIDNGTIAAQGTPTELKQAYASDRLKLSYHDKEKLSTALQEMHIPYHQVADQIIIELSSTLEALPILAGCQAYLTGLEVSHGTMDDAFIKITGKEMRE
- a CDS encoding type IA DNA topoisomerase — encoded protein: MGKTLIIAEKPSQAREYAKALGVKGKREGYFENDAYIISWCIGHLFELKAPETYMDLPKVGKRWSIRRLPVLPRLGEFRYGLKSGTAKQFKVLQGLLKSPEVQQVICGTDADREGQLLFQEVWDTVGSKKPLFRLWISSLTQEAIREGMSKLRPVGEVEGLAQAGYGRSYGDWDFGMNLTEGFTALFGSFDPVRKKPNVISIGRVQTPTLALVVEREWAIENFVPVAYVEVEAEFASGQGSYKGKWFDPAVKNTRDKSQENDNDQMMLDLDRGKEIVTKVQGKSGRIRSVKDKETKEPHPLLFDLTSLTVSASKRYGFGAEKVLKIAQSLYEKKAITYPRTDCNYLPPDMLPKLKAHLQALEQSPFASWVKEALDNPLPGGKRVINEITAHHAIIPTTEKMIPNLSPDERKIWEMIVLRFLCIWFPPARYAEKEVVTVVEEESFLTKGKTLLEPGWKKIENTEKHTEGSGLQLPLLHQNEEVVTRSCQALQKETKPPKRYTQGDLIKAMEGAGKEIEDEALRRQLKGKGLGTVATRGAIIENLLNRGYLLQQQKVLMPTAKGTELIRLIKERLPRAQLLISSEMTGQMEYELAQVERGEMPLSLYMEKVEEAIRGIIEELRHYEATQGKKPLAFAPQKPDTSGRKSKSNLEGKPQELPAQAKVTKAAKARQENPAPAVGESLGSCPSCGGGVVEREKGYGCQNWKNGCPFILWKSPICGKVLTPAQVKSLLKKGKTNLIKGFRSKQGKSFAAYLVWENPSLGKLKFEFENNNRAKPG
- a CDS encoding TetR/AcrR family transcriptional regulator, with the protein product MRERILEKAYELIQRYGLRGFTMDDVAGELGISKKTIYKSFASKNQLISRLVDNIVEVEKKTFTEAVSGHSTWLEKFEAMLTMYTPEDIPFRLVDELYRYYPEEKEKIERLAEFRQEIFYPLIQEGQATGKIRLDLNPAIIVSMIHNLFMMPADPKMLESQDITIKQLLEQMKNLVFYGILNHGEDNKDEV
- a CDS encoding efflux RND transporter periplasmic adaptor subunit, with product MRSKLTGSFMSLAVILTMMLGGCTQATAVIPPEREHLVQVQEAEEGAYPVDLRYTGLTSAGELKKYSFKIPGKLTDIAVEKGALVKPGQKLAALDTAEYGLAVQASQLNVTKAEKAYTEARDNYGKLEKLHEAGALPEADLIKVKLDLDVKEATYRQAEIELEAKQIQLNDAQLYAQNEGYVVDILFRESEIVAAGYPVVVIRSPEQKVTVGLSQSDVQKVKMGDRVEITLDGQKGTGHVERLEAVPDQQTRTYTAEILITEPFPSERYYLGATAEVKFAQGEAAGIWVPLACILNDGEDYVFLVEDGRAVKRNIKLMDTQGFNVRVEGLKPGEHYVFSGMKSLKEGQKVRIQSEGTSHEQ